The genome window TACCACACTTCCTATTAcatctgtactagaggcctgatgcatgaaatcgtgcaagagtaggccttccttctcctggctgtcAGCACCTGCTTCCCtttcagccccagcttcatccagaaagtcatccggaaggatgtccagtctaattagcatattatccttttattttatagatgggcTTTGAATCTTTTCCATAAAGTAAGTCAACAGCAATAATAACATTTCTATTTCAGTCATGTGATGCTTAACCATGTGCTCCCCTCAATGTTGGACCCCATACACAAAAGTGGTTCCTTAATATTAGAATGCAGCTGCATTTCCTGAAAGAAGTGGAAGGGCATGCGGTTCAAgtggaatttttttctcttaaagaaaCAATATCTCTGGGGCTTGGCAACAGATTCCCTCTATCTCACAGCTCCCCAATGGGTCAGCCACTGACCTGTTTCAGCACAGAGGAGCCTGTCTCTCCAGTTCTACATGCTCAGAGGGTCCTACCGCCTCCCAGGTCTACAGTGATGCTCTTCAGAACACATTGATATACATTCTTTGTGGAGGATCTAAGACCCTGTACAGGTCACAGATCCACAGGAACTTCCTGAACAAGTACCTAGTGCCACTGCCGCTTTAGTGAAAGCTTTCTGTGGTAGTGTAGAGCCAGCCTGTccctgtactttaaaaaaaataatttcaggttGTAATGATGTAAAGCATaactaagttttatttcttccatcaacTCAATGCCAGAGAAAGCTCTTTGTGCTAGATAGGTTCAATGGAACCAAAAacaaattttcaaagtaaaaatgttGAGTCCTCACTTCTACACCCTCCCTATGTTAAAAgccctctcttttttaaaaaaaaaatgaataccacAAAATTCCTTATCTGACCACTGCTTCACCATACAAATGCCAAAACCACATTGCCATGAGAATCTCCTATGTTCCTTTATCTCTCTACCTAAATGTCTTATTCCTACTGATCCTCAGTCTAGCTGTCACTCCTCCCTGACATTAACTATTATGCTGATCTATGCCTTAACCAGCAGTTTCCCTTGATATTTCCAATCAATCCAGCCCACATGTCTGCTCACGAAGCAGCATTAATTACTTTGATGTTCTATTTATGACCCTGTCAGGAGGTAGCAGGAGCAGGGCTTGTGCAatagtgtttataaagtctacagtgGTATACAGTAATAGCCTAGGACTTCACATCCACTCACCACTCACTGattcacccagagcaacttccagtcctgcaagctgCATAAGCTCCATTCATAGTaagaaccatatatatatatatatacagaaaatattaCAGGTGTCTCCCTTtcctccaactgaccccctctaccctgctcccaccccattttttgtattttataccaTATATTTACTGtgccttttctatgtttagatacagAAATAGCtaccattgtgttacaattgcctacagAGTTCAATACAGTAACATGATGCACAGATTTGTTGTCTGGGAGAAATAGGCTAGGCCAgtatcggcaaactcattagtcaacagagccaaatatcaacagtacaacgattgaaatttcttttgagagccaaattttttaaacttaaacttcttctaacgccacttcttcaaaatagactcacccaggctgtggtattttgtggaaaagccacactcaaggggctaaagagccgcatgtggctcgtgagccacagtttgccgaccaaggggCTAgaccatcttatataataaaaaggtaatatgcaaactgcatcactctgctatgcccacgattgggccggctggaggcgcggggagcgggactcagggtggccgattggctggcagtaggagcggaggtcggggactcgcgagtccccaccccccgctggcctaaaTGGCCGGctctgcgggaggacccatggggccggtggCAGAATTCAGGGTGGCCGACTGCGGAattcggggtggccgattgcatggctgccggcaccagttttccaccagcaccagttttcctctgcccccctcccccccccccctgccaattggagcgcctcccgagtcccgcccctcagaggaaaactggtgctggtggaaaactggtgctggcagccaggtgaaggaaagtctattgcacaaaacttcgtgcaacgggcttctagtcttatataataaaagcgcaatatgcaaatcaactgaacagggGAACAaccaggcggggggcggggccggtgaaCAGgaagcaccaggccagccaaggcacttgccagcgggcagagggaagggacggCGAtctgggcagggggggagggggcacagtgaccagtggtggcagaggggtgattggggggcagggccagcagctcaCCACAGGTGctgtcccctgatcggccccctgATCGCCTCCCCCagagggagagggcctaagctgtcagttggacatcccctgagggctcccggactgcgagagggcacaggctgggctgagggaccctctgagtgcatgaatttcatgcaccaggcctctagtattatatagcctaggtgtgtagtaagTGCACTAGGTCTGTGTAAGTGAACTCTGTGATGTTCACATAATGGTGAAATTGCAAACAATgaatttctaagaatatgtccctGTCATATgactgtattttattgttttgttcaaAGGAGTTTTCACTTATGTACTTTCATTTGTAACAcaaaaaggagagatagaaggGGACCAAAAAGAATCATTGTCCTACAattattaacaaattagacaGTTCTAGAAACTTGATTATTACTTTCTCAATAATTACAATCATTGTCCTTATGAATCTTACATGAGCATATATTTTACCATGTTTCAATAGTGACtcacttttgaaaatttaaattgatATCACTGTTTAACTTTAGTGAATTTCTGAGGTGCAGGAGTTGTAAATCAGAAAAAGCAACATAAGCAGTCACAGCTCTTCGGTTTACCTACATAATTTGGGCACCATTATTGTACTTTGCCAGGTAATAGCAGAGTGCCCTGTGGTGTGAGTTCTGGGTAGCTCGCATTTAGATTTAGATTTCTGCTCACATTTATAGAGTACTAATCCTGTGTGTTTTACACTAAATAGCCTCATCTTCCATCAACTCTCACCAACTCCATTCCTAGACCCAAAAAAATGGCTAATAAAAGGAAACAACATTTACTGTGTGATTACTATGTTCTAAGCACTCTACAGTGTTCTGTAGTTGTACTATGACAATTATTCTTACTCTATAAAGACTATTTTCAAGctctctcaccccccaccccattttagagataaggacATGGAGATGTGGAGAGAGTAAGTTCTCCTGCCCAGACTGCCTGGCTTGAAGATGCTGTGCTGAAACTGGAACCCAAAGTTGTGATATCAGAGTCTTGAGTTTTAACCTGTTTTATCTAATGGATTCTAAACATTAATATTAATGACTAAATGactacaaaagtaaaataataatttttattatttgaactcTCTAATTAATGGGgtgatattgaaaatatataaattaatagactggttcaattaaaattaatttatataccaATGATAACTCCatgtaaaatgtttcaaaaatataattttaaactttgtAGAGTTCTTAAAATGTAatgtccattaaaaaaaacaaataaaggctTCCTTTTGGCCGGAACTGCCATCTTCCTGTAATTCACCAAAATGACTAAcacaaagggaaagaggagaggaacCCGCTCTATGTTCCCCAGGCCTTTTAGAAAACATGGAGCTGTTCCTTTGGCCACATACATGCGAATCTACAAGAAAGGTGATATTGTGGACATCAAGGGAATGGGCCCTGTTCACAAAGCAAGGCCCTCACAAATGTTCCCATGGCAAAACAAAACTGGATGAGTCTACAATGTCACCCGTATGCAGTGGGCATTATTGTGAACAAGCAAGTTAAGGGCAAGATTCTTGCCAAGAGAATTAATGTACGTCTTGAGCATATTAAGCCCTCTAAGAGCCGAGATAGCTTCCTGAAACGTGTGaaggaaaatgatcagaaaaagaaggaagccaaagagaaaggtaTCTGGGTTCAACTGAAGCGTCAGCCTGCTCCACCCAGAGGGGCACACTGTGTGAGAACCCATGGGaaggagcctgagctgctggAGCCCATTCCCTATGAATTCATGGCATGATaagtgaggaaaaataaaaaagacttctgtgctgaaaaaaaaaaacaacaacaaaaaacaaaaacaaataaagaataacCTCTAGAcgtcatttaaaaatcaaactatttTAGATTTGTTACATTGTTACAGGGGTCTTTTGCTGTAACACCTCTGAGAGTAGATGTTAAGCATTATCACACATACAAAATTTACCTATATCAACTATATGAATTGAAGGATTTGTTATTCACTCCCCAATCAAACTATCATATAAAtcaaaaacatgttttcttggtgtgattttcttttgcttttttttttttttgcttcaaagtTTTCTACAAACTATATTTACTGccaaaaattaaacttaaaatattacAATGGTAATAAAGATGTCATGTAGGATTGGCTTATGTGCTTTTAAATGATATTAAAAGTGAGTTGTAAACTGGatgcatgaaataaaaatgtgtatggcTATTGATCTTTCTTAAATGAGAAGGTTTTGCTGTTCCTGGGGTAGAAGGTTTGCCACAGGAATGTAGACAGCTCATTAATGTCTAAACGTAAAGATGAAGGGGCCTATTTTTAGACAATTAGACAGTTCAAATACTAAATTAAACATTCAAATTAAACATTTCTCATCTGAGAGATCTATAGAATAATTTTGCAAAGGCCATTACATATGATTAAGCACATCCTTGACCTTGAAATGTGGGTCAAATTTAcataaggaaagagagaaatagggtTCAGTATGTATTTGAGGGATTCACACAATATGGTGAAATATTATACAGACCTCAATGCCTCAATCTGCTTTCCTTGAGTGTCataccatcacacacacacacacacacacacacacacacacacaccatttcaattttccattttcttatatGTATGTGGACATAATCCAAGATCTCATGGTCAATCTCATATAGGTGATAGTAGATATAAAACAAAGATCCCCAAATTAATTTTAActgatggaaataaataaaattttgtttttaatgtgatcATTTATTATTagacttattttattattttattgtatataagtCATCATGAtcttttcttatataaaattattattttatgaatagacaacagaaaaatatttttgtaaaaataatcaatatgtcTAGTCTTAAATGCTGAGGGAAAATGTGTCTTCATAGCAAGTAGAAGGAATCCTAAATAATTTTACAGAGGGCTTGAATGCGTCAGCAGTATCAGTTCTAATATCTTCCTTGATAAAGAGGAACAACATTTTTGCACAGGGACTATTTATTCTTGAGATGCCATTATGTTtaaatcttacatttttaaatcagaaaatgcAATATCTGCAATGGCATGTAAGTATCCCTTTACTATTTCCTGGCCACTAAATGACtatatttatttagttaaaaTTACAAAAACTAGTAACAAGTACATTCTGCAGTTCCTGATGACAGTGCCCTGCTTTTGAGCAGAGTTTGCTTTTACATACTTCAATTCTGAAACTGATCCTGTGACTGTTTCATTGTGAAATATGCCCTCATGGCAACTCAATATTTTATACTTCTGTTGAATTACATGTTCCTCTtataatcattatattttattaaaacatggTCCTTATAAATGTGTttagtaatatttatatttatggtaCTAAATATACATTCTCCCTAGTAATCATCAGCAAAGGGAGACTCACAGCACTTGTTCCCATGTGGAGGTTCTCGAAATTCTCCCTCTGGTCCCACATTTAGGATCAAGAGAGGACCTATTCTCCCCTCTACCACACTCTTCAGTTCCCATTGTGATCCTTCTGGTCCCAGAAAAGAGTCCTCTCTCATCTTGCCCTGAAGAGCAGCACTCACTAGAGAGGCAGCCATATGGGCTCACATAGACCTTTAGAGCATTACTGAGAAAAGCCTCAGCCCTTCCCGGCATGCATTCCTTCAGGGCACATCCGTGAATTTGGCCGTCATCACCCATATTGTGTAATTTCCCACTTCTCACAGTCAGTGTCCTCTCAGAGTCCCATGCCATGCAAATCTGATCTAGGAATGCCCACTGTCTAGTCCTTACCCAGCTTTATCCATATACTTGACTCAGGGGAAGCCCCCTCATCTCTGAGCCatgtttttcttctataaaaCAAAGGAATTATTATGGAACA of Eptesicus fuscus isolate TK198812 chromosome 3, DD_ASM_mEF_20220401, whole genome shotgun sequence contains these proteins:
- the LOC114229176 gene encoding LOW QUALITY PROTEIN: 60S ribosomal protein L21-like (The sequence of the model RefSeq protein was modified relative to this genomic sequence to represent the inferred CDS: inserted 1 base in 1 codon; substituted 1 base at 1 genomic stop codon) is translated as MTNTKGKRRGTRSMFPRPFRKHGAVPLATYMRIYKKGDIVDIKGMGPVHKARPSQMFPWQNKTGXVYNVTXYAVGIIVNKQVKGKILAKRINVRLEHIKPSKSRDSFLKRVKENDQKKKEAKEKGIWVQLKRQPAPPRGAHCVRTHGKEPELLEPIPYEFMA